TTCTTGCCTCGCCTACTTAATACCACTGCCAACCCAGCTCTGCAGGGTGCTCGAGGCCATAACTATGGACGTCGGCCTCTTGGACCACAGGATACAGCCGCCAGGTTCATCCGCGAGTTTGAGGAGGAATACGGGTCTAATGCTGTGGGATTTCTGGAAAACGGATACAATATGGCGCTGGAAAAAGCCCACCGGGACTTGAAGTTCCTCCTAGTGGTTCTCCTTTCTTCCGAACATGATGATACAAACGCCTGGGTCCGAGACACCCTACTCTCGCGGGAAGTCGTTGAGTTCATCAAAGACCCTCAGAATGAAGTGATTGTGTGGGGAGGCAATGTCCAAGACTCTGAGGCATATCAAGTCTCGAACTCCCTCCGGTGTACCAAGTTTCCTTTTGCGGCTGTTATTGTTCACACACCCAATGTGTCTTCAACTGCCATGTCTGTCGTGTGTAGGATCTCTGGGACAACATCGCCATCCGAGTTTGTGGAGAAGCTCCGAGCAGCAATTTCACAGAATAAAGAAGCTCTTGAACGGATTCGGGCCTCACGAGCGGATCAACAGGCTTCACGCACAATTCGGGAGCAGCAGGATTCGGCCTACGAGCGATCACTGGCTATTGACCGCGAGCGCGCCAGACAGAGACGGGAAGCCGAAGCAGCTCGGCAGCGGGCGGAGCAAGAGGCGGCCGAGCGGCAAGCGGCCGAGGAGAAACGTCTCCACGACATTGCGCAATGGAAGAAATGGCGGGCGGCGTCTATCCAGGACGAGCCTGGGCCCGAGGTCAAGGACGCCATCCGCATCAGTATCCGGCTACCTTCAGGCGAACGTGTCATTCGAAAATTTGCTCCCGAGGCCGACATTGAAGAGCTCTACGCTTTTGTCGAGTGCCAAGAAGTTCTGCAAGCTGCACAGGGCAAGCCTTCCGGGGTGGAAAAGCCCGCCGGGTTCGAACATCAATACGAATTCCGACTCGTCTCGCCTATGCCGCGGACGGTGTATGAAGTCGAAGCTGGTGGATCGATTCGGGACAAGATCGGTCGCGGTGGGAATCTCCTTGTGGAACCAATCGATGACAGcgatgaggaagagcaggaagTATCCTAGGCGCCCTGGCGGGCTCCTGTTGATGTATATGGATGGTGTTGATAATGACATTATGGTAGACAGGCGCACTGCCCCGGCGAGTGTCGTAATGGTTCTATGATAATAAAAACAATAATAATCGTATCTACCTTATGCTTGGCATTCTGATACCTTGAGCTTTGCGTCATACATTCTTCCAGTGTCAAGGTCAAAATTTTATCATGCGAGGCACGACACGTGCTTGACTGGAATGTCTACCTGAGCATAAACCGAATTGACACCATCACGACATGAACGAGTAAGCCTAGCCTTTACGGTTGGACGAAAGTCCACATACTTGTATCTCGGTGCACGGAACCCTGCACGAACGCCATCCCGAGCGCCAACGGGACACCGATCGACGCCGGCGTCATAGATGATAGATCTATCTCGATCGTCTGTACCGACTGCATCAAAGTAACCCTTTCAAGGCTACTTGCTACCGGATGTCACCACAACGGCACACCAAGGGATCGTGACAGTGATCATTTCAGATTATCGACAAGCTGTGCGATATCGAGTTGGATTTATGGTCCATAGAGAGCTTTATTTATGTAGACAACAGACTACGACACCGCCCAGAGAAGATCCAACACGTCAGCCTGAGGTATTATTTAGACGTATCAGCCTCGGGTATGCAGATATGGCAGGGTCATCCTAGCAGTCTATGTTCGAGGACTCCGTACGGACAGATGATATCATTTGACATGATTTCGTACTCAGTATTTCCTTAGCGGTGATCACAGTCACGTTGCAGAATACGGAGTCTCCAGGTGACTGCGCTTGAGGATCCGACTAATGATCAATCATAGTCGATCCGAACTCAGGACGATGTTATCCATGTTGCAGGAGATATCGAAATTTATCTCCGATGATCAGCGCgtctgtacggagtatatccATAGCTGAATTAATTCAACTTATGCAATAATGCAAATTCAACTCGGAGCTTACCAGATCCGAAACGAAA
The DNA window shown above is from Aspergillus fumigatus Af293 chromosome 1, whole genome shotgun sequence and carries:
- a CDS encoding clathrin-mediated endocytosis regulator UBX3, translated to MSSSGLDISQLSDSEKSALETYIAVTSQEPSEAIPLLRRSQWNVQIAISKFFDGEGPDPVEEARAALNNPPPPRPIRQTRNLMSDDLSTQLSPAARASEPAPRIVTQSEDHSVYRPPFLLALLFTPFNIIYRLLCTSFRLFSSLFPFLPRLLNTTANPALQGARGHNYGRRPLGPQDTAARFIREFEEEYGSNAVGFLENGYNMALEKAHRDLKFLLVVLLSSEHDDTNAWVRDTLLSREVVEFIKDPQNEVIVWGGNVQDSEAYQVSNSLRCTKFPFAAVIVHTPNVSSTAMSVVCRISGTTSPSEFVEKLRAAISQNKEALERIRASRADQQASRTIREQQDSAYERSLAIDRERARQRREAEAARQRAEQEAAERQAAEEKRLHDIAQWKKWRAASIQDEPGPEVKDAIRISIRLPSGERVIRKFAPEADIEELYAFVECQEVLQAAQGKPSGVEKPAGFEHQYEFRLVSPMPRTVYEVEAGGSIRDKIGRGGNLLVEPIDDSDEEEQEVS